The following are encoded together in the Thermomonas brevis genome:
- a CDS encoding DUF6776 family protein produces MSEHIPRPRGAGQPRVALIALVAAALLLGLWGAWRSFAPQPANAREQLRAQAGRIATLEQQNATLARSDQISRQANADLQATLAERDEEIAGLRADVAFYERFVGATGQRHGLAVHDLRLEPQGDPQLWHFVATLTQNLNRGAVSSGHLQLALEVTDGRSMRRLDWNVLRQQAGAAEVAYSFRYFQQVEGDIVLPRGLKPVRVIARLLPATGAPVEQSFTWSAATAPAGAAGG; encoded by the coding sequence ATGTCCGAGCACATTCCGCGGCCGCGCGGCGCGGGCCAACCGCGTGTTGCCTTGATCGCGCTGGTCGCGGCGGCGCTGCTGCTGGGCCTGTGGGGCGCCTGGCGCAGCTTCGCGCCGCAGCCGGCGAACGCGCGCGAGCAGCTGCGCGCGCAGGCCGGCAGGATCGCGACGCTGGAACAGCAGAACGCCACCCTCGCCCGCTCCGACCAGATCAGCCGGCAGGCCAATGCCGACCTGCAGGCGACGCTGGCCGAACGCGACGAGGAAATCGCCGGCTTGCGCGCCGACGTCGCCTTCTACGAGCGCTTCGTCGGCGCCACCGGCCAGCGCCACGGACTGGCCGTGCACGACCTGCGGCTGGAACCGCAAGGCGACCCGCAGCTCTGGCATTTCGTCGCCACCCTCACCCAGAACCTGAACCGCGGCGCGGTCAGCAGCGGCCATCTGCAACTGGCGCTGGAAGTCACCGACGGCCGCAGCATGCGCCGGCTGGACTGGAACGTGCTGCGCCAGCAGGCCGGCGCGGCGGAGGTCGCGTATTCGTTCCGCTATTTCCAGCAGGTCGAGGGCGACATCGTGCTGCCGCGCGGGCTCAAGCCGGTGCGGGTGATCGCGCGGCTGCTGCCCGCCACGGGCGCGCCGGTGGAGCAGTCGTTCACCTGGAGCGCGGCGACCGCGCCGGCCGGCGCCGCCGGAGGTTGA
- a CDS encoding helix-turn-helix domain-containing protein produces the protein MDFSVPWPSGRGAMTGSTHNSDYRLLLGVLRDARQRQGVSQVELASRLGNTQTFVSKCERGERRIDFVEFVEFAEALGVPPETLLADYLGQRSNSGFKDRKAARRGKTRKGM, from the coding sequence ATGGACTTTAGCGTGCCGTGGCCTTCCGGTCGCGGCGCGATGACAGGTTCGACTCACAACTCCGATTACCGCTTGCTGCTTGGTGTCTTGCGCGACGCAAGGCAGAGGCAGGGGGTGTCGCAAGTCGAACTGGCTTCACGACTGGGCAACACCCAGACTTTCGTGTCCAAGTGCGAGCGTGGCGAACGCCGCATCGATTTCGTGGAGTTCGTGGAATTTGCGGAAGCTTTGGGCGTTCCGCCGGAGACCTTGCTCGCCGATTATCTAGGGCAGCGCAGTAACAGTGGCTTCAAGGACAGGAAGGCGGCCCGGCGCGGAAAGACGCGCAAGGGAATGTAG
- a CDS encoding EAL domain-containing protein has product MSGQNDVAADADPFRVLIVEDDRSQAVFAEAILRGAGMQAEVVAIPERMMEAMERFDPDLVLMDLHIPGSSGTALTSQIREHPRFEYTPVVFLTGDQDPEKQVEVLEHGGDDYILKPVRPRHLIAAVQNRVRRARALSSSRQAPAEPDRHPVTGLHTRPLLMKLLAAQLASGTPGGALLVEMGNAAALRKHYGYAAFESLINDAGRFLGSLTGEHATARLSDNAFLVVVRGGDRGWLDGYARNLRDGVGYHDFKTDGETLRLRCTIGYTTFEHGFTDAGEVLSACEDAAREAQGSPIGLAAYVPPDTAATSDIADELRAALTSGDDTLYLAFQPVVAVAGGDDAQFQVLVRMRGPDGNVRRAGEFLSAAQHAGLMPQLDRWVMEQALALLQKRRAESRPMRLFVSQSPSTLAQDSYVGWLLQALERHNVDPPSLVIDLRLDDAVVHVVLLHQFCEQLVPAGVQFCLSQFRRGEDANQLLQELPLGYLRLSADFAQQPLPPELHDEMREVIERAHRLGLQVIGQAVEDPQAAAALWVGGIDFIQGNLVQRPEQALDFDFRSATL; this is encoded by the coding sequence ATGAGCGGCCAGAACGACGTCGCCGCCGACGCCGATCCGTTCCGCGTGCTGATCGTCGAGGACGACCGCAGCCAGGCGGTGTTCGCCGAGGCGATCCTGCGCGGCGCCGGCATGCAGGCCGAAGTGGTGGCGATCCCCGAACGCATGATGGAGGCGATGGAGCGCTTCGATCCCGACCTGGTGCTGATGGACCTGCACATCCCCGGCTCCAGCGGCACCGCGCTGACCTCGCAGATCCGCGAGCACCCGCGCTTCGAATACACGCCGGTGGTGTTCCTGACCGGCGACCAAGACCCGGAGAAGCAGGTCGAGGTGCTGGAGCACGGCGGCGACGACTACATCCTCAAGCCGGTGCGACCGCGCCACCTGATCGCGGCGGTGCAGAACCGCGTCCGCCGCGCGCGCGCGCTCAGCAGCAGCCGGCAGGCGCCGGCCGAGCCCGACCGCCACCCGGTCACCGGCCTGCACACCCGCCCGCTGCTGATGAAGCTGCTGGCCGCGCAGCTGGCCAGCGGCACGCCCGGCGGCGCGCTGCTGGTCGAGATGGGCAATGCCGCCGCGCTGCGCAAGCACTACGGCTATGCCGCCTTCGAGAGCCTGATCAACGACGCCGGCCGCTTCCTCGGCAGCCTGACCGGCGAGCACGCCACCGCCCGCCTGAGCGACAACGCCTTCCTGGTGGTGGTGCGCGGCGGCGACCGCGGCTGGCTGGACGGCTACGCGCGCAACCTGCGCGACGGCGTCGGCTACCACGACTTCAAGACCGATGGCGAAACCCTGCGGCTGCGCTGCACCATCGGCTACACCACCTTCGAACACGGCTTCACCGACGCCGGCGAAGTGCTGTCGGCCTGCGAGGACGCGGCCCGCGAAGCGCAGGGCTCGCCGATCGGGCTGGCCGCCTACGTGCCGCCGGACACCGCCGCGACCAGCGACATCGCCGACGAGCTGCGCGCCGCGCTGACCTCCGGCGACGACACCCTCTACCTCGCATTCCAGCCGGTGGTCGCGGTGGCCGGCGGCGACGACGCGCAGTTCCAGGTGCTGGTGCGGATGCGCGGCCCCGACGGCAACGTGCGCCGCGCCGGCGAATTCCTGTCCGCCGCGCAGCACGCGGGGCTGATGCCGCAGCTGGATCGCTGGGTGATGGAGCAGGCGCTGGCGCTGCTGCAGAAGCGGCGCGCGGAAAGCCGGCCGATGCGGCTGTTCGTCTCGCAGTCGCCCAGCACGCTGGCGCAGGACAGCTACGTCGGCTGGCTGCTGCAGGCGCTGGAGCGCCACAACGTCGATCCGCCCTCGCTGGTCATCGACCTGCGCTTGGACGACGCGGTGGTGCACGTGGTGCTGCTGCACCAGTTCTGCGAGCAGCTGGTTCCGGCCGGGGTGCAGTTCTGCCTCAGCCAGTTCCGCCGCGGCGAAGACGCCAACCAGCTGTTGCAGGAACTGCCGCTGGGCTATCTGCGCCTGTCCGCGGACTTCGCCCAGCAGCCGCTGCCGCCGGAGCTGCACGACGAGATGCGCGAGGTCATCGAACGCGCGCACCGGCTGGGCCTGCAGGTCATCGGCCAGGCGGTGGAAGACCCGCAGGCCGCCGCGGCGCTGTGGGTGGGCGGCATCGACTTCATCCAGGGCAACCTGGTGCAGCGCCCGGAGCAGGCGCTCGACTTCGATTTCCGGAGCGCGACCTTGTGA
- a CDS encoding DUF4126 domain-containing protein gives METAHVFAIGILLAWLAGIRAYLTVFGVGVAGLMGWLELPPALQVAQSPWVLGTSGALAVAEFFADKIPGVDSAWDLLQTLLRIPAGAFLAAAALSPDGHLGAGMLATGAGVALTSHALKAGTRGLINGSPEPVSNWMASISEDALVVGALTLAFSHPWLALGATVAVSLCLALLAWWLCRAMLRGMARLRGAFTSPRPGRP, from the coding sequence ATGGAGACGGCCCATGTGTTCGCGATCGGCATCCTGCTGGCCTGGCTGGCGGGCATCCGCGCCTACCTGACGGTGTTCGGCGTCGGCGTCGCGGGGCTGATGGGCTGGCTGGAGCTGCCGCCCGCGCTGCAGGTCGCGCAGTCGCCGTGGGTGCTGGGCACCTCGGGCGCGCTGGCGGTCGCCGAGTTCTTCGCCGACAAGATCCCGGGCGTGGATTCGGCCTGGGATCTCTTGCAGACGCTGCTGCGCATCCCCGCCGGCGCGTTCCTCGCGGCGGCCGCGCTGTCGCCGGATGGCCACCTCGGCGCCGGCATGCTCGCCACCGGCGCGGGCGTGGCGCTGACCAGCCACGCGCTGAAGGCGGGCACGCGCGGCCTGATCAACGGCTCGCCGGAGCCGGTCAGCAACTGGATGGCGTCGATCTCCGAGGACGCGCTGGTGGTCGGCGCGCTGACGCTCGCCTTCAGCCATCCGTGGCTGGCGCTGGGCGCGACCGTCGCCGTCAGCCTGTGCCTGGCGCTGCTCGCCTGGTGGCTGTGCCGGGCGATGCTGCGCGGAATGGCGCGCCTGCGCGGCGCCTTCACCTCGCCCCGGCCCGGCCGTCCGTAG
- a CDS encoding MFS transporter yields MSGHSQFDLLKQRRFLPYFVVQSLGAFNDNVYRQAIIGLLAYMAVGSSQMGLYANLAPAIFILPYFLFSATAGQIAEKLEKQRLIVITTTMEIAVMSLAALGFLLQSMPILLVALFGTGMQSTLFGPVKYSILPSVLKPEELTGGNGLVEMGTSLSILIGMIFGGLIFQVAGEHGPQVAAVSVILMAIAGNTVARRIPKVDAGDPSLKVDWNILRESWRIWQLTRRQLAVRNAVLGVSWFWFVGTVLTAQLPVYAETNLGGTQNLYIFALALFSVGVGIGSMSCEKLSGRTVEIGLVPMGAFGVSAFLLDLYFARPGQALAHGLSVMQFVEAAGSWRIMFDLVGIGLFTGFFVVPLFALIQSRSPKHELARVISGMNIQNAMFIVAAAVIGLALQRYLGWTIPQVFLALAIANTLVAIWIFTIVPEFFMRFLSWAMVRTLYRLKLHGIEKHVPDEGAALLVCNHVSYMDALILSACIPRPARFVMYYKIFNIPVMRWIFRTAKAIPIAGARENPEIMQRAFDAVDAALAEGELVCIFPEGALTRDGSIAPFKSGVEKILERAAARGQTVPVVPLALKNMWGSMWSKRDSRLGRMRVPRRLRAHVEVVAGEPVDGGIATAALLEDKVRTLRGADA; encoded by the coding sequence ATGTCCGGCCATAGCCAGTTCGACCTGCTCAAGCAGCGCCGCTTCCTGCCCTATTTCGTCGTGCAGTCGCTCGGCGCATTCAACGACAACGTCTATCGACAGGCGATCATCGGCCTGTTGGCCTACATGGCCGTCGGCAGCAGCCAGATGGGGCTGTACGCCAACCTCGCGCCCGCCATCTTCATCCTGCCCTACTTCCTGTTCTCCGCCACCGCCGGGCAGATCGCGGAGAAGCTGGAGAAGCAGAGGCTGATCGTCATCACCACCACGATGGAGATCGCGGTGATGTCGCTGGCGGCGCTGGGCTTCCTGCTGCAGAGCATGCCGATCCTGCTGGTGGCGCTGTTTGGCACCGGCATGCAGTCCACGCTGTTCGGGCCGGTGAAGTATTCGATCCTGCCTTCGGTGCTCAAACCCGAGGAACTCACTGGCGGCAACGGGCTGGTAGAGATGGGCACCTCGCTGTCGATCCTGATCGGCATGATCTTCGGTGGGCTGATTTTCCAGGTCGCCGGCGAGCACGGGCCACAGGTGGCGGCGGTGTCGGTGATCCTGATGGCGATTGCCGGCAACACCGTGGCGCGGCGCATCCCGAAGGTGGACGCGGGCGATCCATCGCTGAAGGTGGATTGGAACATCCTGCGCGAATCGTGGCGCATCTGGCAGCTCACCCGCCGGCAGCTGGCGGTGCGCAACGCGGTGCTGGGCGTGAGTTGGTTCTGGTTCGTCGGCACGGTGCTGACCGCGCAGCTGCCGGTGTATGCCGAAACCAATTTGGGCGGCACGCAGAACCTCTACATCTTCGCGCTGGCGCTGTTCTCGGTGGGCGTCGGCATCGGTTCGATGTCGTGCGAAAAGCTGTCCGGGCGCACGGTGGAAATCGGCCTGGTGCCGATGGGTGCGTTCGGCGTCAGCGCCTTCCTGCTCGACCTGTATTTCGCGCGGCCCGGACAGGCGCTGGCGCATGGGCTGTCGGTGATGCAATTCGTCGAAGCGGCGGGCAGCTGGCGGATCATGTTCGACCTGGTCGGCATCGGCCTGTTCACCGGCTTCTTCGTGGTGCCGCTGTTCGCGCTGATCCAGAGCCGCTCGCCGAAGCACGAGCTGGCGCGGGTGATCTCGGGCATGAACATCCAGAACGCGATGTTCATCGTCGCCGCAGCCGTCATCGGCCTGGCCCTCCAGCGTTACCTGGGCTGGACGATTCCGCAGGTGTTCCTGGCGCTGGCCATCGCCAACACGCTGGTGGCGATCTGGATTTTCACCATCGTTCCCGAGTTCTTCATGCGCTTCCTGAGCTGGGCGATGGTGCGCACGCTGTACCGATTGAAGCTGCACGGCATCGAAAAGCACGTGCCGGACGAAGGCGCGGCGCTGCTGGTCTGCAACCACGTCAGCTACATGGACGCGCTGATTTTGTCGGCGTGCATCCCGCGTCCGGCGCGCTTCGTGATGTATTACAAGATTTTCAACATCCCAGTGATGCGCTGGATTTTCCGCACCGCCAAGGCCATCCCGATTGCCGGCGCGCGCGAGAATCCCGAGATCATGCAACGCGCCTTCGACGCCGTGGACGCGGCGCTGGCCGAAGGCGAACTGGTCTGCATCTTCCCCGAGGGCGCGCTGACCAGGGACGGCAGCATCGCCCCGTTCAAATCCGGGGTGGAGAAGATCCTTGAACGCGCCGCCGCGCGCGGGCAAACCGTGCCGGTGGTGCCGCTGGCGCTGAAGAACATGTGGGGCAGCATGTGGAGCAAGCGCGATTCGCGGCTCGGCCGCATGCGCGTGCCGCGACGGCTGCGTGCGCACGTCGAAGTGGTGGCCGGCGAGCCGGTGGACGGCGGCATCGCCACGGCGGCGCTGCTGGAAGACAAGGTGCGCACGCTGCGCGGAGCGGACGCGTGA
- a CDS encoding glycosyl hydrolase family 18 protein, whose protein sequence is MNRHRLAIAMLAGVLYATAASAGEVTTWVPPYQLQQSRLSLQHEAGDVTAGQWITRLGLQFWLPTETGELVFAERGEPLGPADADWFADWGRRNNVKVLLTLYNFRNDHWDWELARSAFRDHPDALVANLLAAVERHGLAGVDLDLEGNGALDADRAAFAGFVAKLSAALKAHGKELTIDSFHSPCFNAPNMVWWEDWQGHVDAIHSMGYGDLYEGSVETFTPEGGETCAQGAALFRYSWQAAWATQHGIDASQVLMGIPGGEYAWGAGKGRRALPAQLKDVQAVGAGIAIWDVNGIATGRWGSAKAWKALEAFRNGRK, encoded by the coding sequence GTGAACCGGCATCGCCTCGCCATCGCGATGCTGGCCGGCGTGCTGTACGCAACCGCCGCGTCCGCCGGCGAAGTGACGACCTGGGTGCCGCCTTACCAGCTCCAGCAATCGCGCCTGTCGCTGCAACACGAGGCGGGCGACGTGACCGCCGGCCAGTGGATCACCCGGCTGGGCCTGCAGTTCTGGCTGCCGACGGAAACCGGCGAGCTGGTGTTCGCCGAACGCGGCGAACCGCTCGGCCCCGCCGACGCCGACTGGTTCGCCGACTGGGGCCGGCGCAACAACGTCAAGGTGCTGCTGACCCTGTACAACTTCCGCAACGACCACTGGGACTGGGAGCTCGCCCGCAGCGCCTTCCGCGATCATCCCGACGCGCTGGTCGCCAACCTGCTGGCGGCGGTGGAACGCCACGGCCTTGCCGGCGTCGATCTCGACCTCGAAGGCAACGGCGCGCTGGACGCGGATCGCGCGGCATTCGCCGGCTTCGTGGCGAAGCTGTCGGCGGCGCTGAAGGCGCATGGCAAGGAACTGACCATCGACAGCTTCCACAGCCCCTGCTTCAACGCGCCGAACATGGTGTGGTGGGAAGACTGGCAAGGCCACGTGGATGCAATCCACTCGATGGGCTACGGCGACCTGTACGAAGGCAGCGTCGAAACCTTCACGCCCGAAGGCGGCGAAACATGCGCGCAGGGTGCGGCGCTGTTCCGCTACAGCTGGCAGGCAGCCTGGGCGACGCAGCATGGCATCGACGCATCGCAGGTGCTGATGGGGATTCCCGGCGGCGAATACGCGTGGGGCGCAGGCAAAGGCCGCAGGGCATTGCCGGCGCAACTGAAGGACGTGCAAGCCGTCGGCGCGGGCATCGCGATCTGGGACGTGAACGGCATCGCCACCGGACGGTGGGGAAGCGCGAAGGCCTGGAAGGCATTGGAAGCGTTTCGGAATGGGCGGAAATGA
- the ygiD gene encoding 4,5-DOPA dioxygenase extradiol has translation MSASPMPAVFLGHGSPMNALERNRYTEAWRAFGASVPKPRAILAVSAHWYVNGLAVTAMPNPRTIHDFYGFPQALFDVRYPAPGLPELAEEVADTVSPDFVVGADRDAWGLDHGTWSVLVHAFPDADIPVVQLSIDARRPLDWHLALGTKLAALRERGVLVVGSGNVVHNLRAIDWQRPDGAFDWAERFDTEAKRLMLERPYDIASLASHRDYRMAVPTDEHFLPLLYIAGLASAAGKPAEMLVDGYAYGSLSMTAFTLDAHCPEATDETGGAASLDTTLPPEDANI, from the coding sequence ATGTCCGCTTCCCCAATGCCCGCCGTCTTCCTCGGCCACGGCAGCCCCATGAACGCGCTGGAGCGCAATCGCTATACCGAGGCGTGGCGGGCGTTCGGCGCCTCGGTGCCGAAGCCGCGCGCGATCCTGGCGGTGTCGGCGCACTGGTATGTCAACGGTCTTGCGGTCACGGCGATGCCGAACCCGCGCACGATCCACGATTTCTACGGTTTCCCGCAGGCGCTGTTCGACGTGCGGTATCCGGCGCCGGGACTGCCGGAATTGGCCGAGGAAGTGGCGGACACCGTATCGCCGGATTTCGTGGTGGGCGCCGACCGCGATGCCTGGGGGCTGGACCACGGCACCTGGTCGGTGCTGGTGCATGCCTTTCCCGATGCCGACATTCCGGTGGTGCAGCTGTCCATCGACGCGCGCCGTCCGCTGGACTGGCATCTGGCGCTGGGCACGAAGCTGGCGGCGCTGCGCGAGCGCGGCGTGCTCGTGGTCGGCAGCGGCAACGTGGTGCACAACTTGCGTGCGATCGACTGGCAGCGGCCGGACGGTGCGTTCGATTGGGCCGAGCGGTTCGATACCGAGGCGAAGCGGCTGATGCTGGAGCGTCCGTACGACATCGCATCACTGGCCTCGCATCGCGACTATCGGATGGCGGTGCCGACCGACGAGCATTTCCTGCCGCTGCTCTACATCGCTGGGCTGGCGTCGGCTGCGGGCAAGCCGGCCGAGATGCTGGTGGATGGCTATGCCTACGGCTCTCTGTCGATGACGGCGTTCACGCTGGACGCGCATTGCCCGGAGGCGACTGACGAAACGGGTGGCGCGGCCTCGCTGGACACGACGCTGCCGCCGGAGGATGCGAACATCTGA
- the erpA gene encoding iron-sulfur cluster insertion protein ErpA, which translates to MEIAVLDQPAASPPPAPLRFTAAAAAKVRELVAEEGNASLKLRAYIQGGGCSGFQYGFEFDEGQNEDDIAIVTDGAILLVDPLSLQYLMGAEVDYSESLAGAQFVIRNPNAKTTCGCGSSFTV; encoded by the coding sequence ATGGAAATCGCCGTACTCGACCAGCCCGCCGCGTCCCCGCCGCCGGCCCCGCTGCGCTTCACTGCCGCTGCCGCCGCCAAGGTGCGCGAACTGGTGGCGGAGGAAGGCAACGCCTCGCTCAAGCTGCGCGCCTACATCCAGGGCGGCGGCTGTTCCGGTTTCCAGTACGGCTTCGAGTTCGACGAGGGCCAGAACGAGGACGACATCGCCATCGTCACCGACGGCGCCATCCTGCTGGTCGATCCGCTCAGCCTGCAATACCTGATGGGCGCGGAAGTCGATTACAGCGAATCGCTGGCCGGCGCGCAGTTCGTGATCCGCAATCCGAACGCGAAGACCACCTGCGGCTGCGGCAGCAGTTTCACGGTGTAG
- a CDS encoding erythromycin esterase family protein — MKNIGLGRWVLAFLICLASAQVLAVSEISGTADPSSPEIDRVVDALCSKDVVLLGEDAHHAGATTIAVKVELIELLTRKCGFRGVVFESQFYDLLDFEHAVAAGSATREQLADAIGAVWSRYPEFRSFAGWLHEEASVGRIHVAGMDAQAGGVAQNYSLQRLPGVLSSVLAGARRVDCETRIARQNGWGYDDTHPYDADALEELHRCLRDIRDNLDAAKASVDLRAMADSYARYLEFSDGDEHGLRDRAMYENLLWIRSHWPKGVRVIVWCASVHAAKTADGVREGFRPLGSYMHEAFGDKVAAVGFSALDGSYGNVGGGGTPHALGISSEGSLETRAYEDVSGQALRFLDFPQLKAMGVISARALNYVKPMTVDWSKLLDGMIVLRRETPAVAKP; from the coding sequence GTGAAAAACATCGGGCTTGGTCGTTGGGTGCTTGCATTCCTGATTTGCCTGGCTTCTGCCCAGGTTTTAGCGGTGTCGGAAATTTCCGGAACGGCCGATCCATCGTCACCCGAAATTGACCGGGTGGTCGATGCGCTTTGCTCGAAAGACGTTGTGCTTCTCGGGGAAGACGCTCACCACGCGGGAGCGACGACGATTGCCGTGAAGGTGGAACTCATTGAACTGCTGACGCGGAAATGCGGATTTCGAGGCGTGGTTTTCGAAAGTCAGTTTTACGACCTGCTGGATTTCGAACATGCGGTCGCAGCCGGTTCCGCGACCAGGGAGCAACTTGCCGACGCAATCGGCGCGGTGTGGTCTCGCTATCCGGAATTCAGGAGTTTCGCCGGCTGGCTGCATGAGGAAGCCAGCGTCGGGCGCATCCATGTGGCCGGAATGGATGCCCAGGCTGGCGGCGTTGCGCAGAATTACTCGCTGCAACGGTTGCCGGGTGTCCTTTCGTCAGTTCTTGCGGGCGCGCGTCGAGTGGACTGCGAAACCCGCATTGCGCGTCAGAACGGATGGGGCTATGACGACACCCATCCGTACGATGCCGATGCCTTGGAGGAATTGCACCGCTGCCTGCGCGATATCCGGGACAACCTGGATGCGGCGAAGGCGTCCGTGGATTTGCGTGCGATGGCCGATTCGTACGCGCGCTATCTGGAATTTTCCGATGGCGACGAGCATGGCCTGCGCGACAGGGCCATGTACGAAAACCTCCTGTGGATACGCTCCCATTGGCCGAAGGGTGTTCGGGTGATTGTCTGGTGTGCGAGCGTGCATGCGGCAAAAACGGCGGACGGCGTGCGGGAAGGATTTCGGCCGCTGGGCAGTTACATGCACGAGGCGTTCGGCGACAAAGTCGCGGCAGTTGGTTTCAGCGCGCTCGACGGCAGTTACGGAAATGTCGGCGGCGGTGGTACGCCGCATGCGCTTGGCATCTCTTCGGAAGGTTCGTTGGAGACGCGCGCCTACGAGGATGTGAGCGGACAGGCGTTGCGATTCCTGGATTTCCCGCAGCTCAAGGCCATGGGCGTGATTTCGGCGCGTGCCTTGAATTACGTCAAGCCCATGACCGTTGACTGGTCGAAGCTGCTGGATGGGATGATTGTGCTGCGCCGGGAAACGCCGGCAGTAGCTAAGCCGTGA
- the nudC gene encoding NAD(+) diphosphatase, translating to MVSPFSFVDGALDRADHLRDDPAALAAAWPSAGVIALDAAGNALADAASQLLPLDGAALADGPGAAVFLGQREGRAWFFVDADAPGVDAPARIDLRRAASRWPAWQATLFAQARAVQHWHQRHRYCAACGGALRFVRAGWLGTCDACGSEHYPRTDQAIIAAITDGERLLLGRQSGWPARRWSVVAGFVEPGETLEQTVAREVMEETGVRVHVDSARYLASQPWPFPGSLMLGFIARAEPDAPQASEELEDARWFGADEVRAGLERDWRDADAAGEGIVLSSPISIARHVIRAWLDEYDAAQRSQ from the coding sequence ATGGTGAGTCCTTTTTCATTCGTCGATGGCGCGCTGGATCGCGCCGACCACCTGCGCGACGATCCCGCCGCGCTCGCCGCCGCGTGGCCGTCGGCAGGCGTGATCGCGCTGGACGCCGCCGGCAACGCGCTGGCCGATGCCGCATCGCAACTGCTGCCGCTGGACGGCGCGGCGCTGGCCGATGGGCCGGGCGCCGCCGTCTTCCTCGGCCAGCGCGAGGGCCGCGCGTGGTTCTTCGTCGACGCCGACGCACCCGGCGTCGACGCGCCCGCCCGCATCGACCTGCGCCGCGCCGCATCGCGCTGGCCGGCCTGGCAGGCGACGCTGTTCGCGCAGGCGCGCGCGGTGCAGCACTGGCACCAGCGGCACCGCTACTGCGCGGCCTGCGGCGGCGCGCTGCGCTTCGTCCGCGCCGGCTGGCTCGGCACGTGCGACGCCTGCGGCAGCGAGCACTACCCGCGCACCGACCAGGCCATCATCGCCGCGATCACCGACGGCGAGCGCCTGCTGCTGGGCCGGCAGTCCGGCTGGCCGGCGCGGCGCTGGTCGGTGGTGGCCGGCTTCGTCGAACCCGGCGAAACGCTGGAGCAGACCGTGGCGCGCGAGGTAATGGAGGAAACCGGCGTGCGCGTGCACGTGGACAGCGCGCGCTACCTCGCCTCGCAGCCGTGGCCGTTCCCCGGCTCGCTGATGCTGGGCTTCATCGCCCGCGCCGAGCCGGACGCGCCGCAGGCCAGCGAGGAGCTGGAGGACGCGCGCTGGTTCGGCGCCGACGAGGTGCGCGCCGGGCTGGAGCGCGACTGGCGCGATGCCGACGCTGCGGGCGAGGGCATCGTGCTGTCCTCGCCGATTTCCATCGCCCGCCACGTCATCCGCGCGTGGCTGGACGAATACGACGCGGCTCAGCGCAGCCAGTAA